A window from Pseudooceanicola algae encodes these proteins:
- the carA gene encoding glutamine-hydrolyzing carbamoyl-phosphate synthase small subunit, translating to MPLSQGQKPTACLALADGTIFYGKGFGATGITVAELCFNTAMTGYQEIMTDPSYAGQIVTFTFPHIGNTGVNPEDDETADPVADGMVVKWDPTEPSNWRSAGELGDWLASRGRIAIGGIDTRRLTRVIRARGAPHAALQHDPEGNFDIEALVAKARAFTGLVGLDLAKGVTCAQTYRWDEMRWAWPDGFTKQTEARHKVVAIDYGAKRNILRCLASAGCDVTVLPATATADEVLAHGPDGLFLSNGPGDPAATGVYAVPMIQDVMKRSGMPIFGICLGHQILSIALGATTVKMNHGHHGANHPVKDLETGKVEITSMNHGFAVDSQSLPAGVTETHVSLFDGSNCGIRMTDRPVFSVQYHPEASPGPQDSFYLFERFAASMDKVAS from the coding sequence ATGCCCCTTTCCCAAGGACAGAAACCGACCGCCTGCCTCGCACTGGCCGACGGCACCATCTTCTACGGCAAAGGGTTCGGTGCCACCGGCATCACCGTGGCCGAGCTTTGCTTCAACACCGCCATGACCGGCTATCAGGAGATCATGACCGATCCCTCCTACGCCGGGCAGATCGTCACCTTCACCTTCCCCCATATCGGCAACACCGGCGTCAATCCCGAAGACGACGAGACCGCCGATCCCGTGGCTGACGGCATGGTGGTGAAATGGGACCCGACCGAACCCTCGAACTGGCGTTCGGCCGGCGAACTGGGCGACTGGCTTGCCAGCCGGGGCCGGATCGCCATCGGCGGCATCGACACCCGTCGGCTGACGCGGGTGATCCGGGCACGCGGCGCGCCCCATGCGGCCCTTCAGCACGATCCCGAAGGCAATTTCGACATCGAGGCCCTGGTGGCCAAGGCCCGCGCCTTTACGGGTCTGGTCGGTCTCGACCTCGCCAAGGGAGTCACCTGCGCGCAGACCTACCGCTGGGACGAGATGCGGTGGGCCTGGCCCGACGGTTTCACCAAGCAGACCGAAGCCCGTCACAAGGTCGTCGCCATCGACTACGGCGCCAAGCGCAACATCCTGCGTTGCCTGGCCTCGGCCGGCTGCGACGTGACCGTGCTGCCTGCCACCGCCACGGCGGACGAGGTCCTGGCCCATGGACCCGACGGTCTGTTCCTGTCCAACGGCCCCGGTGATCCCGCCGCGACCGGCGTCTATGCCGTGCCGATGATCCAGGACGTGATGAAACGCTCCGGCATGCCGATCTTCGGCATCTGCCTCGGGCACCAGATCCTGTCGATTGCCCTGGGCGCCACCACGGTCAAGATGAACCATGGTCACCACGGCGCGAACCACCCGGTGAAGGATCTGGAAACCGGCAAGGTCGAGATCACCTCGATGAACCACGGGTTCGCAGTCGACAGCCAGTCGCTGCCCGCTGGCGTGACCGAGACCCACGTGTCGCTGTTCGACGGGTCCAATTGCGGCATCCGCATGACCGACCGGCCGGTCTTTTCGGTCCAGTACCACCCCGAGGCAAGCCCCGGCCCGCAGGACAGCTTCTACTTGTTCGAGCGCTTCGCCGCCTCGATGGACAAGGTCGCCTC
- a CDS encoding GatB/YqeY domain-containing protein has protein sequence MSLREKLNAEIKQAMRDRASTRLCTLRLVNAAIKDRDIATRGDGNDEGVGESEVLAIMGKMTKQRQESARAYEEGGRIDLAQQELDEIKVIEEFLPRQLNQTEVDKAIEEAISSTDAHSIRDMGKIMGHLKSKYTGQMDFGSVGPMVKKRFAS, from the coding sequence ATGTCACTAAGGGAAAAACTCAACGCCGAGATCAAGCAGGCGATGAGAGATCGTGCCAGCACGCGTCTGTGCACGCTGCGCCTGGTCAATGCGGCGATAAAGGATCGCGACATCGCCACGCGTGGAGACGGCAATGACGAAGGCGTCGGCGAATCCGAAGTTCTGGCCATCATGGGCAAGATGACCAAGCAGCGTCAGGAAAGCGCGCGCGCCTACGAAGAAGGCGGACGGATCGACCTGGCCCAGCAAGAGCTGGACGAGATCAAGGTGATCGAGGAATTCCTGCCCCGCCAGCTGAACCAGACCGAGGTCGACAAGGCCATCGAAGAGGCGATTTCGTCCACGGATGCGCATTCGATCCGCGACATGGGCAAGATCATGGGCCACCTGAAGTCGAAATATACCGGCCAGATGGATTTCGGCTCTGTCGGGCCGATGGTGAAGAAGCGCTTCGCCTCCTGA
- a CDS encoding DUF3008 family protein, with the protein MKAQSKSQQRAAGAALSAKRGETKTSSLQGASKDMYESMTEAELAEMAGTQRKDLPEEAS; encoded by the coding sequence ATGAAAGCCCAGTCGAAATCCCAGCAACGTGCCGCCGGCGCCGCCCTGTCCGCCAAGCGGGGCGAGACGAAGACGTCGAGCCTGCAAGGCGCATCGAAAGATATGTACGAGTCGATGACGGAAGCCGAGCTTGCCGAGATGGCCGGAACGCAACGCAAGGATCTGCCCGAAGAGGCAAGCTAG
- a CDS encoding DUF2244 domain-containing protein, with protein MTEPPLPYHWQDTTRLELRPYRSLPRQGFAVVILLFFGLVSIPLLTMIGTPVLWGLLPFAMLALTGLWWGLDRSYRDTEIHEVLKIGTDTCQLIRSGPRGRHQEWQANPYWVTVRLYPTGGKVAQYITLAGNGREVEIGAFLSEDERSRLYPELLQAFGQHAAG; from the coding sequence ATGACGGAGCCCCCCTTGCCCTATCACTGGCAGGACACCACCCGGCTGGAGCTCAGGCCCTATCGTTCGCTGCCCAGGCAGGGCTTTGCGGTGGTGATCCTGTTGTTTTTCGGACTGGTGTCGATCCCGCTGCTGACGATGATCGGCACACCTGTGCTCTGGGGGTTGCTGCCCTTTGCCATGCTGGCGCTGACCGGGCTTTGGTGGGGGCTGGATCGATCCTACCGCGATACGGAGATCCACGAGGTGCTGAAGATCGGCACAGACACCTGCCAGTTGATCCGCAGCGGACCGCGCGGGCGGCATCAGGAATGGCAGGCCAATCCCTATTGGGTCACGGTGCGGCTATACCCGACTGGCGGCAAGGTTGCGCAATACATCACCCTGGCCGGCAATGGCCGCGAGGTCGAAATCGGCGCCTTCCTGTCCGAAGACGAGCGCAGCCGGCTTTACCCCGAATTGCTGCAGGCCTTCGGCCAGCACGCGGCTGGATGA
- the ctaD gene encoding cytochrome c oxidase subunit I, whose amino-acid sequence MADAAVHGHGHEDTRGFFTRWFMSTNHKDIGILYLIVAACAGLISVMFTVYMRMELMHPGVQFMCLEGARLFPSAAECTPNGHLWNVMITYHGVLMMFFVVIPALFGGFGNYFMPLQIGAPDMAFPRLNNMSFWFYVAGLTLGVCSLLAPGGNDQLGSGVGWVLYPPLSTSEGGYSMDLAIFAVHVSGASSILGAINIITTFLNMRTPGMTLFKVPLFAWSVFVTAWLILLALPVLAGAITMLLTDRNFGTTFFQPAGGGDPILYQHILWFFGHPEVYIIILPGFGIISHVISTFARKPIFGYLPMVLAIIAIGVLGFVVWAHHMYTVGLSLTQQSYFMMATMVIAVPTGVKVFSWIATMWQGSIEFKTPMLWAFGFLFLFTVGGVTGLVLSQAPVDRAYHDTYYVVAHFHYVMSLGAIFAIFAGVYFYFGKMTGRQYPEWAGKLHFWMMFIGANLTFFPQHFLGRQGMPRRYIDYPEGFAVWNYWSSMGAFLSFASFLFFFGIMFYSLFRGAKVTENNYWNEYADTLEWTLPCPPPEHTFEQLPKQEDWDKGHAH is encoded by the coding sequence ATGGCCGACGCAGCCGTTCATGGCCACGGGCACGAGGATACCAGAGGGTTCTTCACCCGCTGGTTCATGTCTACCAACCACAAGGATATCGGGATTCTCTACCTGATCGTCGCAGCCTGCGCCGGTCTGATCTCGGTCATGTTCACCGTCTACATGCGGATGGAGCTGATGCACCCCGGTGTGCAGTTCATGTGCCTCGAAGGCGCAAGGCTCTTCCCGTCTGCGGCGGAATGTACGCCCAACGGGCATCTTTGGAACGTGATGATCACCTATCACGGTGTCCTGATGATGTTCTTCGTCGTGATCCCGGCCCTGTTCGGCGGTTTCGGCAACTATTTCATGCCGTTGCAAATCGGCGCGCCGGACATGGCGTTCCCGCGCCTCAACAACATGTCCTTCTGGTTCTACGTGGCCGGCCTGACGCTCGGCGTCTGCTCGCTGCTGGCACCGGGGGGCAATGACCAGCTTGGGTCGGGCGTGGGGTGGGTGCTTTACCCGCCGCTGTCGACCTCCGAAGGCGGGTATTCGATGGATCTCGCGATCTTCGCGGTGCACGTATCCGGTGCCTCGTCGATCCTCGGCGCGATCAACATCATTACCACCTTCCTGAACATGCGCACGCCGGGGATGACCCTGTTCAAGGTGCCGCTGTTCGCCTGGTCGGTCTTTGTCACCGCCTGGCTGATCCTTCTGGCCCTGCCTGTCCTGGCTGGCGCGATCACCATGCTGCTGACCGACCGGAACTTCGGAACGACCTTCTTCCAGCCCGCCGGCGGTGGGGATCCGATCCTCTACCAGCACATCCTGTGGTTCTTCGGTCACCCCGAGGTCTACATCATCATCCTGCCCGGCTTCGGCATCATCAGCCACGTCATCTCGACCTTCGCGCGCAAGCCGATCTTCGGCTACCTGCCGATGGTCCTCGCGATCATCGCGATCGGCGTGCTGGGCTTCGTCGTCTGGGCGCACCACATGTACACCGTGGGTCTGTCGCTGACGCAGCAGAGCTACTTCATGATGGCGACCATGGTCATCGCGGTGCCGACCGGCGTGAAGGTGTTCAGCTGGATCGCGACGATGTGGCAGGGCTCGATCGAGTTCAAGACGCCGATGCTCTGGGCCTTCGGGTTCCTGTTCCTGTTCACCGTCGGCGGTGTCACCGGTCTGGTCCTCAGTCAGGCCCCCGTGGACCGCGCCTATCACGACACCTACTATGTCGTGGCGCACTTCCACTACGTGATGTCGCTGGGGGCGATCTTTGCCATCTTCGCCGGGGTCTATTTCTATTTCGGCAAGATGACAGGGCGCCAGTACCCTGAATGGGCTGGCAAGCTGCACTTCTGGATGATGTTCATCGGGGCCAACCTGACCTTCTTCCCGCAGCACTTCTTGGGTCGTCAGGGCATGCCGCGCCGTTACATCGACTACCCGGAAGGCTTCGCAGTCTGGAACTACTGGTCCTCGATGGGCGCCTTCCTGTCCTTCGCGTCGTTCCTGTTCTTCTTCGGCATCATGTTCTATTCGCTGTTCCGCGGCGCCAAGGTGACCGAGAACAACTACTGGAACGAATACGCTGATACGCTGGAATGGACCCTGCCCTGCCCGCCGCCCGAACATACGTTCGAGCAGCTTCCCAAGCAGGAAGACTGGGACAAGGGCCACGCCCACTGA
- a CDS encoding c-type cytochrome gives MPRQTPLAALSLSVILSLAGAAPGLAGDPAAGEADYKKCRACHKIQNGSDMIQRGGPTGPNLYGVIGRQAGIGDFRYGADLIAAGETGLIWTEENLAAYVTDPRAFVRDFLDDSSATVKMSFKLPRGQDDIAAYLASVAPEADGS, from the coding sequence ATGCCACGCCAGACACCCCTTGCAGCCCTGTCCTTGTCCGTGATTCTGTCTCTGGCCGGGGCCGCCCCTGGCCTTGCGGGTGATCCGGCGGCCGGGGAAGCCGATTACAAGAAATGCCGCGCCTGTCACAAGATCCAGAACGGTTCGGACATGATTCAGCGCGGGGGTCCCACGGGCCCGAACCTTTACGGGGTGATCGGGCGTCAGGCCGGGATCGGGGACTTCCGCTATGGCGCCGACCTGATCGCCGCCGGCGAGACCGGGTTGATCTGGACCGAGGAAAACCTGGCCGCCTATGTTACCGACCCGCGGGCCTTCGTCCGCGACTTCCTGGACGACAGTTCGGCGACGGTAAAGATGAGCTTCAAGCTGCCCAGAGGGCAGGACGACATCGCCGCCTATCTTGCCAGCGTCGCGCCGGAGGCGGACGGGTCCTGA